One Streptomyces sp. V4I8 genomic window carries:
- a CDS encoding ferric reductase-like transmembrane domain-containing protein: MTTVQSPTAPPAPRKAIRPRVVARTGLYSLLAANVAAVLYFFFAAGFASNTLIVLGRLFGLFGALLMAFQLLLVARLPWLDRRIGMDRLTSWHRWTGFSVLWTLLSHVVFITFGYAESSSLDPVNQLIDLAETVEGVLRAVVALGIIIVIGVVSARFARRRLAYETWHFIHLYTYVAVLLAFTHQVAVGTSFTSSPAATAYWYAVWGVALASVFVGRLVLPLWRNWRHQLRVSAVVAESDNVVSVYVTGRDLDKLPARAGQFFLWRFLTKDRWWQANPFSLSAAPDGNQLRLTAKAAGAGSAGLRHLKVGTRVFAEGPYGAFTAMHRTRPEAVLIAGGVGVTPIRALLEELHGHAVVIYRVATDRDAVLHGELVELAHAKGAELHLVTGPPVPDKLAPAELARLVPDITDRDVFLCGPPPMMNALIGSLRELGVPKQQVHFERFSLAG, translated from the coding sequence GTGACGACCGTCCAATCGCCCACCGCGCCCCCAGCGCCCCGCAAGGCGATACGCCCCAGGGTGGTCGCCCGCACGGGGCTGTACTCCCTGCTGGCCGCGAACGTGGCCGCGGTGCTCTACTTCTTCTTCGCCGCCGGCTTCGCCTCGAACACGCTCATCGTGCTCGGCCGGCTCTTCGGCCTGTTCGGCGCGCTCCTCATGGCCTTCCAGCTGCTGCTGGTGGCCCGGCTGCCCTGGCTGGACCGCCGGATCGGCATGGACCGGCTGACGTCCTGGCACCGCTGGACCGGCTTCAGTGTCCTGTGGACCCTCCTCTCGCACGTCGTGTTCATCACCTTCGGCTACGCCGAGTCGTCCTCCCTGGACCCGGTCAACCAGCTGATCGACCTCGCCGAGACGGTCGAGGGCGTGCTGCGCGCCGTCGTCGCGCTGGGGATCATCATCGTGATCGGCGTGGTGTCGGCCCGGTTCGCGCGCCGCAGGCTGGCGTACGAGACGTGGCACTTCATCCACCTGTACACCTACGTCGCGGTGCTCCTGGCCTTCACGCACCAGGTCGCGGTCGGTACGTCCTTCACCTCCTCGCCCGCCGCCACGGCCTACTGGTACGCCGTCTGGGGCGTCGCGCTGGCCTCGGTGTTCGTCGGCCGGCTGGTCCTGCCGCTGTGGCGGAACTGGCGCCACCAGCTGCGTGTCTCCGCCGTCGTCGCCGAGTCCGACAACGTCGTCTCCGTCTACGTCACCGGCCGCGACCTGGACAAGCTGCCCGCGCGGGCCGGCCAGTTCTTCCTGTGGCGGTTCCTGACGAAGGACCGCTGGTGGCAGGCGAACCCGTTCTCCCTGTCGGCCGCGCCCGACGGCAACCAGCTGCGGCTCACCGCCAAGGCGGCCGGCGCCGGCTCGGCGGGCCTGCGGCACCTCAAGGTCGGCACGCGCGTCTTCGCCGAGGGCCCCTACGGCGCCTTCACCGCGATGCACCGCACCCGGCCGGAGGCCGTGCTCATCGCTGGCGGCGTCGGTGTCACCCCCATCCGGGCGCTGCTGGAGGAGCTGCACGGCCACGCGGTCGTGATCTACCGGGTCGCCACGGACCGGGACGCGGTCCTCCACGGCGAGCTGGTGGAGCTCGCCCACGCCAAGGGTGCCGAGCTGCACCTGGTGACCGGCCCGCCCGTCCCGGACAAGCTGGCCCCGGCGGAGCTGGCGCGGCTGGTTCCGGACATCACCGACCGGGACGTCTTCCTGTGCGGCCCGCCGCCCATGATGAACGCGTTGATCGGCAGCCTGCGCGAGCTGGGCGTGCCCAAGCAGCAGGTCCACTTCGAGCGTTTCAGCCTGGCCGGCTGA
- a CDS encoding molybdopterin-dependent oxidoreductase translates to MARTPSSPLTPFSPAFWRSPLRGPRLTSVLGVVLLGGITVLFVTGLVSYAAYNPNLAPVNDKTPDKGILGFYLFSWPTDPHWLYRLNQGVHVTLGITLIPVLLAKLWSVVPRLFTLPPARSLAHALERISLLFLVGGALFEFVTGVLNVQLDYVFPGSFYTLHFYGAWVFIAAFVAHAVLKAPLAWRNLRQAREERNDLVPPSPAEATVTRRGALWFVGGGSLLLFATTVGQNFDGVLRRTALLAPHGGAEPGSGPGGFQINKTAAYAGIREAETDEEAWRLVIEGRDGRTVRLTRADLLALPLHSAALPIACVEGWSTSDQWWRGVRLRDLARLVGHDEDPPDVLVESLQRRGAFRRAALRANQVADSRSLLALFVNGEDLTPDHGYPARVIVPAAPGVLNTKWVARMTFGDL, encoded by the coding sequence ATGGCACGGACTCCCTCCTCCCCCCTCACTCCCTTCTCTCCCGCCTTCTGGCGCAGCCCCCTGCGCGGCCCCCGGCTGACCTCGGTGCTCGGCGTCGTCCTCCTCGGCGGGATCACGGTGCTGTTCGTGACGGGGCTGGTCTCCTACGCCGCCTACAACCCGAACCTGGCGCCGGTGAACGACAAGACCCCCGACAAGGGGATCCTCGGCTTCTACCTCTTCTCCTGGCCCACCGACCCGCACTGGCTGTACCGGCTCAACCAGGGCGTCCACGTCACGCTCGGCATCACCCTCATCCCCGTGCTCCTGGCCAAGCTGTGGTCGGTCGTGCCGAGGCTCTTCACGCTGCCGCCCGCGCGCTCCCTCGCGCACGCGCTGGAGCGGATCTCGCTGCTCTTCCTGGTCGGGGGCGCCCTGTTCGAGTTCGTGACGGGCGTGCTCAACGTCCAGCTGGACTACGTCTTCCCCGGCTCCTTCTACACCCTGCACTTCTACGGGGCGTGGGTCTTCATCGCCGCGTTCGTCGCGCACGCGGTGCTGAAGGCGCCCCTGGCGTGGCGGAATCTGCGCCAGGCACGGGAGGAGAGGAACGACCTGGTCCCGCCAAGTCCCGCCGAGGCGACCGTCACCCGGCGCGGTGCCCTCTGGTTCGTCGGTGGCGGCTCGCTGCTCCTGTTCGCCACGACCGTCGGGCAGAACTTCGACGGAGTCCTGCGCCGGACCGCCCTCCTCGCCCCGCACGGCGGCGCCGAACCGGGCAGCGGGCCGGGCGGCTTCCAGATCAACAAGACGGCCGCGTACGCGGGGATCCGCGAGGCCGAGACGGACGAGGAGGCGTGGCGGCTGGTGATCGAGGGGCGGGACGGGAGAACGGTCCGCCTCACCCGCGCCGACCTGCTCGCCCTGCCGTTGCACAGCGCGGCGCTGCCCATCGCCTGCGTGGAGGGCTGGTCGACGTCCGACCAGTGGTGGCGCGGAGTACGGCTACGGGACCTGGCGAGGCTGGTCGGCCACGACGAGGACCCGCCCGACGTCCTCGTGGAATCCCTCCAGCGACGCGGCGCCTTCCGCAGGGCCGCGCTGCGCGCCAACCAGGTCGCCGACTCCCGTTCCCTGCTCGCCCTGTTCGTCAACGGCGAGGACCTGACCCCCGACCACGGCTACCCGGCACGCGTCATCGTGCCCGCCGCGCCCGGTGTGCTGAACACCAAGTGGGTGGCGCGGATGACGTTCGGAGACCTCTGA
- a CDS encoding FMN-binding protein — MKRAIPVLVLSAVGLIPVWRYEPSLGTATEAAAPASTPSASSAASGSGSGSTVVKGSTVQTDKGPVQVEVTFQGSEITAVKMLQQPNHPQTTAAVPKLIAETLEAQSSDIDTVSGATITSDGYRESLQAAIDANAKSASSSSASPSASAASQTQTVDGSTVNTDKGPVQVQVSFEGDKITAVKMLQQPNHPQTTAAVPKLIAETLEAQSSDIDTVSGATITSDGYRESLQAAIDAKGA, encoded by the coding sequence GTGAAGCGAGCAATACCTGTCCTGGTCCTGAGCGCCGTGGGCCTGATCCCGGTCTGGCGCTACGAGCCGTCCCTCGGCACCGCCACGGAGGCCGCCGCGCCGGCCTCGACGCCCTCGGCGTCCTCCGCCGCGTCGGGCTCGGGGTCGGGCAGCACGGTAGTCAAGGGCTCGACCGTGCAGACCGACAAGGGCCCCGTGCAGGTCGAGGTGACCTTCCAGGGCTCCGAGATCACGGCTGTGAAGATGCTCCAGCAGCCGAACCACCCCCAGACGACGGCCGCGGTACCGAAGCTGATCGCGGAGACCCTTGAGGCGCAGAGCTCGGACATCGACACCGTGTCCGGCGCCACGATCACCAGCGACGGCTACAGGGAGTCCCTCCAGGCCGCCATCGACGCGAACGCGAAGTCGGCGTCCTCGTCCTCCGCGTCCCCCTCGGCGTCCGCCGCCTCGCAGACGCAGACGGTCGACGGCTCGACGGTGAACACCGACAAGGGCCCGGTGCAGGTCCAGGTGTCCTTCGAGGGCGACAAGATCACGGCTGTGAAGATGCTCCAGCAGCCGAACCACCCCCAGACGACGGCCGCGGTACCGAAGCTGATCGCGGAGACCCTTGAGGCGCAGAGCTCGGACATCGACACCGTGTCCGGCGCCACGATCACCAGCGACGGCTACAGGGAGTCCCTCCAGGCCGCCATCGACGCCAAGGGCGCCTGA
- a CDS encoding sensor histidine kinase: MRATLLIALFAFLGAAAAGVLGACVLLLIRRRSLIAHLAVVAGVGVTAMLAGTLAVAQAMFLSGHDLTVVTTVVAMAAVVSLATALLLGRWVAARSHALALAARSFGDGGDFTSPDGPATAELAALSRELESTSARLAESRERERALESSRRELVAWISHDLRTPLAGLRAMAEALEDGVAADPDRYLKQIRMEVERLNGMVSDLFELSRIHAGTLPLSLARMSLYDLVGDALSGADALAREHGVRLVGDRIETVPVEVDGKEMSRVLGNLLVNAIRRTPADGTVAVAAERSAEGVVLSVTDSCGGIPEEDLPRVFDTGWRGTHARTPPAGAGLGLAIVRGIVEAHEGRATVRNVPGGCRFEVVLPAAS; the protein is encoded by the coding sequence GTGCGTGCCACCCTCCTCATCGCCCTCTTCGCCTTCCTCGGCGCCGCCGCGGCCGGAGTGCTCGGCGCGTGCGTGCTGCTGCTGATCCGGCGCCGCTCGCTGATCGCGCATCTCGCCGTGGTCGCGGGTGTCGGCGTCACCGCGATGCTCGCGGGCACGCTCGCGGTCGCGCAGGCGATGTTCCTGTCCGGGCACGACCTCACCGTCGTCACGACCGTCGTCGCCATGGCCGCCGTGGTCTCGCTCGCCACCGCCCTGCTGCTCGGCCGCTGGGTCGCCGCCCGCAGTCATGCCCTCGCGCTCGCCGCCCGCTCCTTCGGCGACGGCGGCGACTTCACCTCGCCCGACGGCCCCGCGACCGCCGAACTCGCCGCGCTGAGCCGGGAACTGGAGTCGACCAGCGCCCGGCTCGCCGAGTCCCGCGAGCGTGAGCGGGCCCTGGAGTCCTCCCGGCGCGAACTCGTCGCCTGGATCTCCCACGACCTGCGCACCCCGCTGGCGGGCCTGCGCGCGATGGCGGAGGCGCTGGAGGACGGGGTGGCCGCCGACCCCGACCGCTACCTCAAGCAGATCCGCATGGAGGTCGAGCGCCTCAACGGCATGGTGAGCGACCTCTTCGAACTCTCCCGTATCCACGCGGGCACCCTGCCCCTGTCGCTCGCCCGGATGTCCCTGTACGACCTCGTCGGCGACGCCCTCTCGGGAGCGGACGCGCTGGCCCGTGAGCACGGCGTCCGGCTCGTCGGCGACCGTATCGAGACGGTGCCGGTGGAGGTGGACGGCAAGGAGATGAGCCGGGTGCTGGGCAATCTGCTGGTCAACGCCATCCGGCGCACTCCGGCCGACGGCACGGTCGCCGTCGCCGCCGAGCGCTCGGCCGAGGGCGTGGTGCTGTCCGTGACCGACAGCTGCGGCGGGATCCCCGAGGAGGATCTGCCGCGCGTCTTCGACACCGGCTGGCGGGGCACCCACGCCCGCACACCCCCGGCCGGTGCGGGGCTCGGCCTCGCCATCGTGCGGGGCATCGTCGAGGCGCACGAGGGACGGGCCACGGTACGGAACGTCCCCGGCGGCTGCCGGTTCGAGGTGGTGCTGCCCGCCGCCTCCTGA
- a CDS encoding NAD-dependent epimerase/dehydratase family protein, translated as MRVLVTGGAGFIGSHVVEALAARGHEPVVYDVRTDPASDVRGPDAVRRALTGVDAVCHQAAMVGLGVGFSDATEYVSRNDLGTAVLLAAMADAGVRRLVLAGSMVVYGEGRYECERHGVVRPGPRAVADLDAGRFEPPCPVCGAALSPGLVGEDAPVDPRNVYATTKLAQEHLAAAWARATGGTAVSLRYHNVYGPGMPRDTPYAGVASFFRSALARGAAPRVFEDGRQRRDFVHVRDVAAADVIALEASAADLPEGALTAYNTGSGDPHTVGEMARALAAAYGGPEPVVTGEYRLGDVRHITADSSRLRAELGWKAEVAFAAGMREFAEAGMRGA; from the coding sequence ATGCGCGTACTGGTCACCGGCGGTGCCGGGTTCATCGGGTCCCATGTCGTCGAGGCGCTCGCGGCGCGCGGGCACGAACCCGTCGTGTACGACGTCCGCACCGACCCCGCATCGGACGTGCGCGGCCCGGATGCCGTCCGCCGGGCCCTGACCGGCGTCGACGCCGTGTGCCACCAGGCCGCGATGGTCGGCCTCGGCGTCGGGTTCTCCGACGCCACGGAGTACGTCTCCCGCAACGACCTCGGTACGGCCGTGCTGCTCGCCGCCATGGCCGACGCGGGCGTACGGCGGCTGGTGCTGGCCGGGTCGATGGTCGTGTACGGCGAGGGGCGCTACGAGTGCGAGCGGCACGGTGTCGTACGGCCGGGGCCGCGAGCCGTCGCCGACCTGGACGCGGGCCGCTTCGAGCCGCCCTGCCCGGTGTGCGGCGCCGCCCTCTCGCCCGGGCTGGTCGGCGAGGACGCCCCGGTCGATCCGCGCAACGTGTACGCGACTACCAAGCTCGCCCAGGAACATCTGGCGGCGGCGTGGGCGCGCGCGACGGGCGGCACGGCGGTGTCGCTGCGCTACCACAACGTCTACGGGCCGGGCATGCCCCGCGACACCCCCTATGCCGGGGTCGCCTCCTTCTTCCGCTCGGCGCTCGCGCGCGGTGCGGCGCCGCGCGTCTTCGAGGACGGCCGCCAGCGCCGGGACTTCGTCCACGTACGGGACGTGGCCGCGGCCGACGTGATCGCGCTGGAGGCGAGTGCGGCCGACCTGCCGGAGGGTGCGCTCACGGCGTACAACACCGGCAGCGGCGACCCGCACACCGTCGGCGAGATGGCCCGCGCGCTCGCGGCGGCGTACGGCGGCCCCGAGCCCGTGGTGACCGGGGAGTACCGGCTGGGCGACGTACGGCACATCACGGCGGACTCGTCGCGGCTGCGGGCGGAGCTGGGCTGGAAGGCCGAGGTGGCGTTCGCGGCGGGGATGCGGGAGTTCGCGGAGGCCGGCATGCGGGGGGCGTGA
- a CDS encoding ATP-binding protein, which produces MIGRLRRTYRGMRLGTRLALGLGVLSLVVFGVVGTALTTYMRDYLSAQLDTQLAQGQIAQSKSIADYGTLTGKKYYSWFYAVYDVADGTPELRRPEDPADLPKDVDGFTSLARAQAEADTEVLRTEHLRGKGEYRLRACEVEPGVVLVSAAPMDDIEDTVGQLITIQVVTFGLALLALVVFGRGMLRRGLNPLSDMAHTARGITSHDLTDSARLPVRHDKRSGGPEVEELRTAFNTMLEHIDDSLAVRAEAEQRLRRFVADASHELRTPLMSVRGYADLFQYAAANAPEERDRHLARLRAEAARMGFLLDDLLLLARLDAAEVETPLRLQEADLVDLVGQAVDAFRVTRADHPLTVEPGPGSLKLRLDPQRIRQVLDNLLANAAMHTPAGTQVSVAVSMANGSAQVRIADAGPGIPPADRERVFDRFYRVDKARSRDRGGSGLGLAVAQSLVRAHGGRIDLTSEPGATVFTVTIPLTLGGLTDP; this is translated from the coding sequence GTGATCGGGCGGCTGCGGCGGACCTACCGTGGGATGCGGCTCGGGACCCGGCTGGCGCTGGGTCTCGGAGTGCTGTCGCTCGTGGTGTTCGGCGTCGTGGGCACCGCCCTGACGACGTATATGCGCGACTACCTGTCGGCCCAGCTCGACACCCAGCTGGCGCAGGGCCAGATCGCCCAGTCCAAGTCCATCGCGGACTACGGCACGCTGACCGGGAAGAAGTACTACAGCTGGTTCTACGCCGTGTACGACGTGGCGGACGGCACGCCCGAGCTGCGCAGGCCCGAGGACCCCGCCGACCTGCCGAAGGACGTCGACGGCTTCACCTCCCTGGCGCGGGCGCAGGCCGAGGCGGACACGGAGGTCCTACGCACCGAGCACCTCCGGGGCAAGGGCGAGTACCGGCTGCGCGCCTGTGAGGTCGAGCCCGGTGTGGTGCTGGTCAGCGCGGCGCCCATGGACGACATCGAGGACACGGTGGGCCAGCTGATCACCATCCAGGTGGTCACCTTCGGCCTCGCGCTGCTGGCCCTCGTCGTGTTCGGGCGGGGCATGCTGCGGCGGGGCCTGAACCCGCTGAGCGACATGGCGCACACCGCCCGCGGTATCACCTCGCACGATCTGACGGACTCGGCACGGCTGCCCGTGCGGCACGACAAGCGCAGCGGTGGCCCCGAGGTCGAGGAGCTGCGCACCGCGTTCAACACCATGCTGGAGCACATCGACGACTCCCTCGCGGTGCGGGCGGAGGCGGAACAGCGCCTGCGCCGCTTCGTGGCGGACGCCTCGCACGAGCTCCGTACGCCTCTGATGTCGGTCCGGGGCTACGCCGACCTCTTCCAGTACGCCGCCGCCAACGCTCCCGAGGAACGGGACAGGCACCTGGCCCGCCTGCGCGCCGAAGCCGCCCGCATGGGCTTCCTGCTGGACGACCTGCTGCTGCTCGCCCGCCTGGACGCGGCCGAGGTGGAGACGCCGCTGCGCCTGCAGGAGGCGGACCTGGTGGACCTGGTCGGGCAGGCGGTGGACGCGTTCCGGGTCACCCGCGCCGACCACCCGCTGACGGTGGAGCCCGGACCCGGTTCCCTGAAACTGCGCCTTGACCCCCAGCGCATCCGCCAGGTCCTGGACAACCTGCTCGCCAACGCGGCGATGCACACCCCCGCCGGGACCCAGGTGTCCGTCGCGGTGTCGATGGCGAACGGCTCGGCCCAGGTCCGGATCGCCGACGCCGGCCCCGGTATCCCGCCCGCCGACCGCGAACGCGTCTTCGACCGCTTCTACCGCGTCGACAAGGCCCGCAGCCGCGACCGCGGCGGCAGCGGTCTGGGACTGGCGGTGGCACAGTCCCTGGTGCGGGCGCACGGCGGCCGGATCGACCTCACCAGCGAGCCGGGGGCGACGGTGTTCACGGTGACGATCCCGCTCACGCTCGGAGGTCTTACGGACCCGTGA
- a CDS encoding FAD:protein FMN transferase — MHRVEHVMGFPVSLRVDDEQIGEETADAVFAWLREVDARFSPFKADSEVRRLDRGEIARSGVSADLAEVLDLCEEYRVATGGAFDVRLPGRGLDPCAVVKGWSVQRAAELLKAAGARRFVLNAGGDVVVSGGPWRVGVRHPEQADKVCVVAELGDGAIATSARYERGDHIIDGRTGRPATGLLSLSVVASSLTVADTVATAAFAMGAQGAEWAAAREGCEVFAVDAEQRVLRTEGFPVASAETRAADTRAA; from the coding sequence ATGCACCGCGTCGAGCATGTGATGGGGTTCCCGGTCTCGCTGCGGGTCGACGACGAGCAGATCGGTGAGGAGACGGCCGACGCCGTCTTCGCGTGGCTGCGTGAGGTCGACGCCCGGTTCAGCCCGTTCAAGGCGGACAGCGAGGTGCGCCGACTGGACCGGGGCGAGATCGCGCGGAGCGGGGTCAGCGCGGACCTCGCCGAGGTGCTGGACCTGTGCGAGGAGTACCGGGTCGCCACCGGCGGCGCCTTCGACGTACGGCTGCCGGGGCGCGGGCTCGATCCGTGCGCGGTGGTGAAGGGCTGGTCCGTGCAGCGGGCGGCCGAGCTGCTGAAGGCCGCGGGGGCGCGGCGCTTCGTCCTCAACGCCGGGGGTGACGTGGTCGTCTCCGGCGGGCCCTGGCGGGTGGGGGTACGGCACCCCGAGCAGGCCGACAAGGTGTGCGTGGTGGCCGAACTCGGGGACGGGGCGATCGCGACGTCCGCCCGCTATGAGCGCGGCGACCACATCATCGACGGGCGGACCGGACGTCCGGCGACGGGCCTGCTCTCGTTGAGCGTGGTGGCGTCCTCCCTGACCGTGGCGGACACGGTGGCGACCGCCGCGTTCGCGATGGGCGCGCAGGGTGCCGAGTGGGCGGCCGCGCGGGAGGGTTGCGAGGTGTTCGCGGTGGACGCGGAGCAGCGGGTCCTGCGCACGGAGGGCTTTCCGGTGGCGTCGGCGGAGACGCGGGCGGCGGACACGCGGGCGGCGTAG
- a CDS encoding response regulator transcription factor — MEQQQPYPQAGARVLVVDDDPTVAEIVSGYLDRAGYVVDRAGDGPDALARAAAHWPDLVVLDLMLPGMDGLEVCRRIRGHGPVPVIMLTARGDEDDRILGLEVGADDYVTKPFSPRELVLRVESVLRRTCPSPARSRATLRAAGLRVDPAARRAAKDGTELALTIREFDLLTFFLRHPGRVHSREDLMREVWGWDFGDLSTVTVHVRRLRGKVEDDPARPRLIQTVWGVGYRFDATATGTDTGPGGTSDVDAASASDSGIEG; from the coding sequence ATGGAGCAGCAACAGCCGTATCCGCAGGCCGGGGCCAGGGTGCTCGTCGTCGACGACGATCCCACCGTCGCCGAGATCGTCTCCGGGTACCTCGACCGCGCCGGCTACGTCGTGGACCGCGCCGGAGACGGTCCCGACGCCCTCGCGCGAGCCGCCGCGCACTGGCCGGACCTCGTCGTCCTGGACCTGATGCTGCCCGGCATGGACGGTCTGGAGGTGTGCCGCCGGATACGCGGCCACGGACCCGTGCCGGTCATCATGCTCACCGCACGCGGCGACGAGGACGACCGCATCCTCGGCCTCGAGGTCGGCGCCGACGACTACGTCACCAAGCCCTTCAGCCCTCGCGAACTCGTCCTGCGCGTCGAGTCGGTGCTCCGACGCACGTGCCCGAGTCCCGCCCGGTCGCGGGCCACCCTGCGCGCGGCCGGGCTCCGCGTCGACCCCGCGGCCCGCCGCGCCGCCAAGGACGGAACCGAACTCGCCCTCACCATCCGCGAGTTCGACCTCCTCACCTTCTTCCTGCGCCACCCCGGCCGGGTCCACAGCCGCGAGGACCTGATGCGCGAGGTGTGGGGCTGGGACTTCGGCGACCTGTCGACCGTCACCGTCCACGTCCGCCGACTGCGCGGCAAGGTGGAGGACGACCCGGCCCGGCCCCGCCTCATTCAGACCGTGTGGGGCGTCGGCTACCGGTTCGACGCCACGGCCACCGGCACCGACACCGGCCCCGGCGGCACCTCCGACGTCGACGCCGCCTCCGCCTCCGACTCCGGCATCGAGGGGTGA
- a CDS encoding glycosyltransferase family 2 protein has product MKTVTTSSATASEQGAASVDVVLPCLDEAGALPWVLERVPPGWRALVVDNGSTDDSARLARELGATVVHETRRGFGAACHAGLTAATADIVCFCDCDASLDPGDLVPFVRRIAAAEADLVLGRRRPRTRGTWPLHARAGNLALARLLHRRTGLRLHDLGPLRAARREPLLALGLTDRRSGYPLQMVVRAADAGWRIAEYDVPYLPRTGASKVTGTWRGTWQAVRDMRRVLGEPEREPEPEREPEREPEPEPECESGSVGRSRVRPDAAPSKGTRP; this is encoded by the coding sequence GTGAAAACCGTGACGACCTCATCCGCAACAGCGAGTGAACAGGGCGCGGCCTCCGTCGACGTCGTGCTTCCCTGTCTCGACGAGGCCGGGGCGCTGCCCTGGGTCCTGGAGCGCGTACCGCCCGGCTGGCGGGCCCTCGTCGTGGACAACGGCTCGACGGACGACTCGGCCCGCCTCGCCCGCGAACTCGGCGCGACCGTCGTGCACGAGACGCGGCGCGGCTTCGGCGCCGCCTGCCACGCGGGGCTGACCGCCGCCACGGCCGACATCGTGTGCTTCTGCGACTGCGACGCCTCCCTCGACCCGGGCGACCTCGTGCCCTTCGTACGCCGGATCGCGGCCGCCGAGGCCGACCTGGTCCTGGGCCGGCGCCGCCCCCGGACCCGCGGCACCTGGCCCCTGCACGCCCGCGCCGGCAACCTCGCCCTCGCCCGCCTCCTCCACCGCCGCACCGGTCTGCGCCTGCACGACCTGGGTCCCCTGCGCGCCGCCCGCCGCGAGCCCCTGCTCGCCCTCGGCCTGACCGACCGGCGCAGCGGCTACCCCCTCCAGATGGTCGTCCGCGCCGCCGACGCGGGCTGGCGGATCGCTGAGTACGACGTCCCGTATCTGCCGCGTACCGGCGCGTCGAAGGTGACGGGGACCTGGCGGGGGACGTGGCAGGCGGTGCGGGACATGAGGCGGGTGCTGGGAGAGCCCGAGCGCGAACCCGAACCAGAGCGCGAACCAGAGCGCGAACCCGAGCCCGAGCCCGAGTGCGAGTCCGGGTCCGTCGGCCGGTCCCGAGTCCGACCCGATGCCGCCCCCTCGAAAGGAACCCGCCCGTGA